The Flammeovirga yaeyamensis genome segment CAAGACTTAGAGTCATTTGATAACGCACTGAAAGATCTTCATACCTTAAGAACATCTACAACAAATAATGATGTGTTATATACTAATTTAGGTTATACCTATTATAAACTAAATCAATTGGACTCGGCATTCCACTATTCTTTAATGGCTGTTGAAATCAACGAGTTGAGACATGAAGCTTATAATAATTTAGGTATGATCTCCATGAAGAAAGATCGTTTGATAGAAGCATCAAAGTATTTTAAAAAGGCAGTATCTATGTCTTCAACTAATTCGATGTACCGATATAACCTTGGAGAATCTTACTTTCTAAATAAACAATTTGATAAAGCGAAAGAGTCTTTCAATATGGCCTTATATTATAATGAACAAGATTATAAACTAAGTCCTACGATAATAGCAAATACACTCATCTTAGATAAAGAGTACTCATCACAAGAACTTTTTAATAACTCAAGTGTTAATGAGATATTAGAGAATGTCTACGAAAACTTGAAATTAGTAGGACATAAATCAACATTTTGTCAATTTTTAAGTAGCATTCAAGAAAAAAAATATAAATTTGAAGATAGTATTTATCAAAAATGTAAATAAGTTTT includes the following:
- a CDS encoding tetratricopeptide repeat protein, whose translation is MKNIFYALILLSTFSCIQENKRNTSFIKGRDALKQKEYQKAVTQLEMSIQQDSTFSDAWNNLGVAYFALNNHEEAEKAYQNAIYHDSCFTDAYHNLANLHYTKENTQNAIDFLDRGLECEPDNHKLLLNRATLYQDLESFDNALKDLHTLRTSTTNNDVLYTNLGYTYYKLNQLDSAFHYSLMAVEINELRHEAYNNLGMISMKKDRLIEASKYFKKAVSMSSTNSMYRYNLGESYFLNKQFDKAKESFNMALYYNEQDYKLSPTIIANTLILDKEYSSQELFNNSSVNEILENVYENLKLVGHKSTFCQFLSSIQEKKYKFEDSIYQKCK